One Synechocystis sp. LKSZ1 genomic window, AAGACTTGATTATTCAGGATAAACACATTAACCTGATTATTCCCTACGGCCGCACGAGCTTAGTGGAACAGGTGGCGCAACAATCCGTTGTCCCTGTCCTCAAGGCTGCCCTGGGGAACTGTTATCTCTACTGGTCGGCTAAAAGTGACCTGGAACTTGTGCGCTGGATGATCCTGGATAGCCATGCGAGTGATCCTGACCCCGTCAATGCCATTGAAAAGGTCTTGCTCAGTCCGTCTCAGAATGGCGCTCTACTTGCCCGGCTTTTTAATAGCTTGCAGGAAAAAGGGTTTGAACTGCGGGGGGATGAGGCCCTCTGCGAAGAATTTCCCAATTACCTCACGCTGGCTAAAGATAGTGAGTGGAGCAGGGCCTATTTAGCCAAGATTATTGCCTTTCGCACCATGCCCAGTTTGACAGAGGCAATTACCTGGATTAACCAGCATAGTAGTGGCCACGCCGATTGTATTGCGACGGAATCCTATCAAGAAAGCCGACAATTTGCCATGGAGATCGATAGCGCCCTTGTCTATATCAATGCCTCCCCCCGCTTTTCCCGTAATCCTAAGCAAGGGGAATCGCTCTTTTTAGGCATTTCTAACCAAAAGGGCCATCGTCGTGGCCTGATTGGCCTGGAGACCTTTACCACCCTGAAACAGGTAGTACAAGGCAACGGCCGCAGTTAGGCCCTAGGCCACCTCATGACCAGCGGCTTCAATGGCCTGTTGAATAATAGCGGCAGACAAAAAACTATTGACTTGCACATGTTGGCTTTCCACTGTAATGACGACCTGGGCCTGGGGGTCTTGCTGGTGAATGGCCTGGGTAATGGCCGTGGCACAGGCCGAACAAGCTATCGTCGGAACGTTGAATTGATACATCGCGTTAAAAAGGGCAAAAGATCTGCCCCGTATCCTAGCAGAGACCCTGTAAATATTACAGAGTGTAACCAAGGGCTTGGGCCGGGCGATGAGTCATGGTAACTTTTGGAGGAGTTTTGTTTTGTCGATGTTAGCCCCTAGGAGGATATAGACGGTGTTAGCCGCTTCCCGCCCTGTCCAAACTGATGCCATTGGTGACTACGTTGCTGAACTCCAGCTACATATGACGCTCCAAGCCCGTAATCTCGTGCCGACCTTTGCCCACTCTGGGGACAGCCGCCAACAACTCGTTCATGAAAGCCAGGCCATGGTAGAGAAGTTGGTATCTCGTCAACCTCGCTCGTTTTAGCAGAATTTTATCGTTTTTTTTATAGATCTACTCGGTTTACGATCCAAGGGGTGTTTTCCCAGCGACGATGAAAAGGCTTGGGAAAGCATTCTTTTTTTATGGGGAGTTCTCTGGAGAACGCCGTTCCCACCACTGGCTAATTTTGACGATTAACCAGTTACCCAAGGCCCCTACGATTAAAATGGCAATGGCCGGATTAAAGAGGGGAAGCCACAATTGTTGCCAGAGGTGATATCCCAAGGAAAGGCCCGTCGATTCACCGACAACGGCAACAATAAACCAAAGAAAACCAAGAAAGACAACAAAAACATCGAGCACAAGCAGACGATTCAGCCAGGTCTGTAGAAAATCCCGCATAGGGCTTGCTGGTGAGAAGAGCAAAATTAATCTTAGCGCTGAATCGGAGTCGTGGCCACTGTCCGATACAATAAAAACCTGTGACTCGCCGCCCCTACCCGATTGAGTCTTTGGTTAGCCATTTTTATTTCGAAGCAATTATGACCCAACCCTATCGCATCACCCTCCTGCCCGGCGACGGCATTGGCCCTGAAATTATGGCGGTAGCGGTGGCGGTTCTCAAGGCCATTGCCCCCCAGTTTGATTTGGTTTTTGAGTTTCAAACGGCCCTGATCGGTGGTGCGGCCATCGAGGCCACGGGTCAACCCCTTCCCCCCGAAACCCTGAAGCTGGCCCGCCAGAGTGATGCCGTTTTATTGGCGGCCATTGGGGGTTACCAATGGGATAATTTACCCCGCCAACAACGGCCGGAAACCGGCCTCTTGGCCATCCGGGAGGGGTTAGAATTATTTGCCAATCTCCGGCCAGCGACGATTTTTCCTCAACTCATTGATGCCTCGACCCTCAAGCGAGAGGTGGTAGAAGGAGTTGATATTATGGTGGTACGAGAATTAACCGGCGGTATTTACTTTGGCCAACCCAAGGGAATCTTTACCACAGAAACGGGAGAAAAGCGGGGGGTTAATACCATGGCTTATCGCACCTCGGAAATTGACCGCATCGCCAAGGTCGCCTTTGAAACGGCCCGCAAACGTCGGGGTAAACTCTGCTCAGTCGATAAAGCCAATGTTCTGGATGTCTCCCAACTATGGCGTGACCGGGTGACAGCGATGGCCAGCCAGTACCCCGAGGTTGAACTCAGTCACCTCTATGTCGATAACGCCGCGATGCAATTGGTGCGGACCCCAAAGCAGTTCGACACGATCGTCACGGGTAACCTGTTTGGGGATATTTTGTCCGATGAAGCAGCCATGCTGACGGGGAGTATCGGAATGCTCCCCTCCGCCAGTCTTGGCGCCGGCGGCCCCGGCCTATTTGAACCCGTGCATGGCTCCGCCCCGGATATTGCAGCCCAGGACAAGGCTAATCCTTTAGCTCAAGTGTTAAGTGCGGCCATGATGCTCCGCTATGGTTTAGACCAACCCGCCGCCGCCAGCAAAATTGAACAAGCGGTTCATGGGGTTCTCGCCCAGGGCTATCGTACTGGGGATATTTTGTCGGCAGGTACCCAATTAGTGGGTTGTCAGGCCATGGGAGAGGCCCTTTTGGCCAATTTGGAATCCTAACCCAGCCTCATTTCGTCTAGGCAAATCATTGGTTATGATGTTGGACAAAACCATGTACAGGGTGAGGAGAGTTGAATCATGATTTATTTACCCGATGACACTGACCTAATGGAAACAGCGGTCGAGACGCCACGGCTGTTGGATCCTAAATTACTCCGGATGGCCCGCCGGATCTATCGTAGTTATTGTGTTCTCCATCCCAAGGCGAACAAACAACCGTTTGGTATTGCTATTCATAAGGAAACTCACCGGGGCCAATTGATGTTCAATCGTCGGCCGATTTTGTTGCCTGGGGAATATTTTGTGCCGATGCAGCAATTGGAGGCCGAGGTTCACTAGGGGGAGATCCCTCTTAACCCAATACCTGGTCTAGGGCCTAGAGGAAAATAGCCAGCTTTTCATTTTGCCTGGATTAAGCAGGCCGTAGGGGTCTACCTTCTTTTTGAAAGCCAGTTGGGCAGGATCAATCTGGCCGTTACCGCCTTCCTCAATGGTATAGACGTGGGGATTGGCAATACTGGCTCCAGCATCCCGGTGGATTTTCATAATTTCCGCCAGGCGTTTTTCTGTGGTGTAGCGAATCAACGGTAAACCAGCGGGGATAATTTGCCCATTCACTCGTAAAAATTCCAGGTGAATCATCACCTCCGTACCAAAGTAGGTATGGAGTTTTTCCACCCGAGCCAAGTTCCCGTAGAAAACCTGGAGGTAGGTCAAGCTCTCATCAACAGCCCGAGCCAGTAAGGTTGTATGATTCCAACAAAATTCCAGTAACCGATGGCTCTTTTTTGAAGATTGGAGTTGATAGTCCGTCAGCTGGCCCCCGTGGTGGTGAACTAACGCTTCGCAGGCTTCACGGTCGTAGTCGGAAACAATGACAAAAACAGCGCTGTGGTCAGGCAGGAGCCATGATTTCAGGGCTGTAAAGTATTCTGGGATAGGATGGGCATGAACCGCCACCTGTTTTTTATGTATACCGCCGCTGTTCGCTAAATCCTGGGCAAAGACCGTCGCAGCCTTAAAGGTTTCAAAACAGACAATGGCCTCCGCCCAGGGGGCCGTTGGTGCCAGGGCCACCTCCAGTTGGCTGATAATACCGTTGGTGCCATAGGCATGGAGCAAGACTCGGGCTTGCTCCCCCCGCAGGGAGAGAACCTGGGGGTCATCTTCGAGGGTGACAACCCGCGCTCCTCGGAGATTGCCGCGATCAGTGAGCATACCGTAGTTGATGGAACCCATCCCCACACTGCCCCCACCGATGAAACCTCCCAAGGTGGCCACTTGGTAAGTGGAAGGGGCCATACGGAGTTCCCAGCCCATGTCCTGAGCCTGTTTGTCTAGGGCGCTGAGTCGGACGCCCGGCTCCGCAATGACCTGGCCGGGTTGGAAGGAAAGGACACGGTTCATTTGGCTCAGGTCAAGGATGACTCCCCCCTCTAAGGGAATACATTGCCCGTAGTTCCCGGTTCCGGCCCCCCGGACGGTCAGGGGAATTTGAAAATAGACGCAAAGGCTAGCTACGGTGAGAATCTCAATTTCATTACGGGCCAGAACAATCAGATCCGCTCGTTTATCTTTGAGTTGTGCCGCCAGGATGGGGCTGAAGTAGTAGTAGTCGAGGGATAATTTTTGACAGAGGGACGGGTCATCAATAACAACCAGGCCCTGCTGACGGAATTCCTTTGCGATTGCCTGCCATTCCACAGTACTCACTCCTACGGGTACATGAATACGAAAAGTTTAAAACTGTTGGGGGAAAACGATCCTTCGGATTGCTGGAAATTTTGCAGTAGGCTTACCAAAACTCGCTAAAGTAATGGAAGTGACCCTAGGGGCTTCAAGAGTATTGTCCTAGCCCGAACCATTAAAAATCGTAACACAATCAAAGGAGAGGCTAAGTTGGTTAGCGCAACCCCTTTTAAAACAACCAAATCAGAAGAAATTTTTGCCACAGCCCAAACCCTGATGCCCGGTGGAGTCAGTTCCCCCGTTCGTGCCTTTAAGTCCGTTGGTGGCCAGCCGATTGTTTTTGACCGCGTCGAAGGGGCCTATATTTGGGATGTCGATGGGAACAAATATATTGATTACGTTGGCACTTGGGGCCCTGCGATCTGCGGCCATGCTCATCCAGAAGTGATTGCGGCCCTGCAGGCGGCCCTGAGTAAAGGAACGAGCTTTGGCGCTCCCTCGGTTCAGGAAAATATTCTGGCGGAAATGGTGATTGATGCCGTTCCCAGCATTGAAATGGTGCGCTTTGTCAATTCTGGCACCGAAGCTTGTATGTCCGTTCTGCGTCTGATGCGGGCCTTTACGGGGCGGGAAAAAATTATTAAATTTGAAGGCTGCTACCATGGCCACGCGGATATGTTCCTGGTCAAGGCCGGCTCTGGCGTGGCCACTCTAGGTTTGCCCGATTCTCCCGGTGTGCCAAAAACCACCACCAGCAGTACCCTCACGGCTCCCTACAACGATCTGGAAGCGGTGAAGGCCCTATTTGTGGAAAATCCCGATAGTATTGCAGGGGTGATTCTCGAACCCGTTGTTGGAAATGCGGGCTTTATCGTACCGGACGCGGGTTTCCTAGAAGGCCTACGGGAACTGACCCAGGAATACGGCGCTCTACTCGTCTTTGATGAGGTGATGACGGGTTTTCGGATCGCCTACGGGGGGGCCCAGGAAAAATTTGGCATCACCCCGGATTTGACCACCCTGGGTAAGGTGATTGGAGGCGGCCTGCCGGTGGGAGCCTATGGTGGCCGTAAAGACATTATGAGTCTCGTGGCTCCAGCTGGCCCGATGTACCAGGCAGGAACCTTGTCGGGTAATCCTCTGGCGATGACGGCGGGTATTAAGACCCTAGAACTGCTGCAAAAACCCGGCACCTACGAGTACCTGACCCAAGTGACCCAGAAACTCAGCCAGGGCCTTCTGCAGGCGGCGCGAGACTGTGGACACGCCGTGTGTGGCGGATCCTTGAGTGCCATGTTTGGTCTCTTTTTCACGGCTGGCCCGGTGCGAAACTACGAAGATGCCAAAAAAGCTGACCTTGCCAAATTCAGTCGTTTCCATCGCGGTATGTTAGAGCAAGGCATTTACCTGGCTCCCTCCCAATTTGAAGCCGGTTTTACCTCCCTGGCCCATACCGACGAAGATATTGAGCAGACCCTGGCAACAGCTCGCATGGTGCTGGCAACCCTATAGTCATTAGGCTTGAGGGAGAGTCTTTCGATCCAAGACGGGGGAGAGGCTCTAGCAATCATGCTCATTTCCATTGTTGTGCCGACGCTCAATCGTGCCGTGGTCTTGCAAAAATGCCTGGCCTCTCTGTTGGCCCAGGATCTCGATGCCGAGGCCTACGAAATCCTAGTGATTGATAACGGCTCTCAGGACACAACGGCCCAGGTTGTCCAGGTGGCCCAGGAGCAGGCCCCCAGCTATCGTCTTTCTTATCACTACGAACCGATGCCTGGCTTGCTATCGGGACGACACCGGGGAGCTCAGGAGGCTCATGGGGAGATCCTGGTATTTGTGGATGATGACATCGAAGCTGCCCCCCATTGGCTCTCGGCCATTGCTCAAACCTTTCAAGACCCGACGGTTCAGTTGGTCGGCGGCCGTAACCTCCCTCGCTATGAGGTAGAACCACCAGACTGGCTGCGTTGGTTTTGGCTCGATTGCCCCCAGGGCCGTTTCTGTTGTGAGTTGAGTCTGCTGGATTTCGGAGATCAGGTGCAGGACATTGATGCCAACTATATCTTCGGGTTAAATTTCTCCATCCGTCGTCAGGCCCTGTTAGATTTAGGGGGCTTTCACCCTGATTCTTTACCCAAACATCTCCAGCGTTTTCAAGGGGACGGGGAAACTGGCCTCACCCTCAAGGCCAATCAACGGGGTTATCGGGCCATTTACCAACCCCAGGCAGTGGTCTGGCACCAGGTTCCCCAGGCCCGTATGACCTATCGCTACTTCCAACAACGTTCTTTTTTCCAAGGCGTTTGTGATTCATTTACGGAAATTAGAAAGCTAGAGGGCCTACCAGAAACAGATAGGGCCCCTTCCCTCCAAGAGCGCGTACAATTCTGGATAGAAGATCTAGAACGACACTTTTTCGTTGAATCCGACCAAGAGCCTGAAGCCTCTGTCCTCAAGGCCCGTTTTCGTCAATCCTTTGCAGCAGGATTCCGTTTCCATCGTAATGCCATTCGCCGTGACCCCCAACTACTCGCCTGGGTTTTGCGACCCGATTATTGGGACTATCGCCTGCCGGGATTTTAGCGCCTTACCATGGCCCCCTTCATCCCTTCTAGCAGAACTTCGCTGAACTAATTCGTCTAGCCCTGCCGATCTAGCATTAGCAATTGTTGCATTTGGTATAGGCTAATGTCCGATCCCTAGTCAGCGATCTAAGCTTAGGTTAAGTCCGTTCAGCTTCCTAACGAAGATTTTACCCTCGATTGTTTTAGACATCTTCCAAACCCATGACCCAGTCCCCTCGCCCCTCCGTTCCTCCGTTACCGCCAATTCCTACTCCCACCGGCATGCCGCCCAGACCTCAGCCAGCGGAGGAAAGTTTAGCCGGTTCTACCCAATTTATGCCCCCATCTGCAGCGTTTTCTCCTCCATCCCAGCTTAATTCCGCGACAGTCCCCCTGTCCACCGTCAATCGTCCTAGTACTGGCCGAGCTCCCGGCCAACCCAGTCTAGCCGAGTTGGTCTTAATGGCCTTTGAAGAGGGTTATTCCGATGTCCACGTCGGTGTGGGGGAAGTGCC contains:
- a CDS encoding FAD-binding oxidoreductase, which codes for MEWQAIAKEFRQQGLVVIDDPSLCQKLSLDYYYFSPILAAQLKDKRADLIVLARNEIEILTVASLCVYFQIPLTVRGAGTGNYGQCIPLEGGVILDLSQMNRVLSFQPGQVIAEPGVRLSALDKQAQDMGWELRMAPSTYQVATLGGFIGGGSVGMGSINYGMLTDRGNLRGARVVTLEDDPQVLSLRGEQARVLLHAYGTNGIISQLEVALAPTAPWAEAIVCFETFKAATVFAQDLANSGGIHKKQVAVHAHPIPEYFTALKSWLLPDHSAVFVIVSDYDREACEALVHHHGGQLTDYQLQSSKKSHRLLEFCWNHTTLLARAVDESLTYLQVFYGNLARVEKLHTYFGTEVMIHLEFLRVNGQIIPAGLPLIRYTTEKRLAEIMKIHRDAGASIANPHVYTIEEGGNGQIDPAQLAFKKKVDPYGLLNPGKMKSWLFSSRP
- a CDS encoding glutamate-5-semialdehyde dehydrogenase, whose protein sequence is MAHSSRSNPLETALQSAQKAFLALSQCNGSDRNRGVRAMAKGLASHFDQILEANTLDLEMSREMAISPCLLDWLKLTPERLENTVELLEQLAELPDPIQRVMNAPYQLNPSQTYCQLMPLGVVALIYEAFPELGAIAAGFCLKTGNSLILRGCGTASHSNTMMTQILRQSLEEVGLPAGCIEWISSDDVPVIQDLIIQDKHINLIIPYGRTSLVEQVAQQSVVPVLKAALGNCYLYWSAKSDLELVRWMILDSHASDPDPVNAIEKVLLSPSQNGALLARLFNSLQEKGFELRGDEALCEEFPNYLTLAKDSEWSRAYLAKIIAFRTMPSLTEAITWINQHSSGHADCIATESYQESRQFAMEIDSALVYINASPRFSRNPKQGESLFLGISNQKGHRRGLIGLETFTTLKQVVQGNGRS
- the hemL gene encoding glutamate-1-semialdehyde 2,1-aminomutase codes for the protein MVSATPFKTTKSEEIFATAQTLMPGGVSSPVRAFKSVGGQPIVFDRVEGAYIWDVDGNKYIDYVGTWGPAICGHAHPEVIAALQAALSKGTSFGAPSVQENILAEMVIDAVPSIEMVRFVNSGTEACMSVLRLMRAFTGREKIIKFEGCYHGHADMFLVKAGSGVATLGLPDSPGVPKTTTSSTLTAPYNDLEAVKALFVENPDSIAGVILEPVVGNAGFIVPDAGFLEGLRELTQEYGALLVFDEVMTGFRIAYGGAQEKFGITPDLTTLGKVIGGGLPVGAYGGRKDIMSLVAPAGPMYQAGTLSGNPLAMTAGIKTLELLQKPGTYEYLTQVTQKLSQGLLQAARDCGHAVCGGSLSAMFGLFFTAGPVRNYEDAKKADLAKFSRFHRGMLEQGIYLAPSQFEAGFTSLAHTDEDIEQTLATARMVLATL
- a CDS encoding heavy-metal-associated domain-containing protein, which encodes MYQFNVPTIACSACATAITQAIHQQDPQAQVVITVESQHVQVNSFLSAAIIQQAIEAAGHEVA
- a CDS encoding glycosyltransferase family 2 protein — encoded protein: MLISIVVPTLNRAVVLQKCLASLLAQDLDAEAYEILVIDNGSQDTTAQVVQVAQEQAPSYRLSYHYEPMPGLLSGRHRGAQEAHGEILVFVDDDIEAAPHWLSAIAQTFQDPTVQLVGGRNLPRYEVEPPDWLRWFWLDCPQGRFCCELSLLDFGDQVQDIDANYIFGLNFSIRRQALLDLGGFHPDSLPKHLQRFQGDGETGLTLKANQRGYRAIYQPQAVVWHQVPQARMTYRYFQQRSFFQGVCDSFTEIRKLEGLPETDRAPSLQERVQFWIEDLERHFFVESDQEPEASVLKARFRQSFAAGFRFHRNAIRRDPQLLAWVLRPDYWDYRLPGF
- the leuB gene encoding 3-isopropylmalate dehydrogenase yields the protein MTQPYRITLLPGDGIGPEIMAVAVAVLKAIAPQFDLVFEFQTALIGGAAIEATGQPLPPETLKLARQSDAVLLAAIGGYQWDNLPRQQRPETGLLAIREGLELFANLRPATIFPQLIDASTLKREVVEGVDIMVVRELTGGIYFGQPKGIFTTETGEKRGVNTMAYRTSEIDRIAKVAFETARKRRGKLCSVDKANVLDVSQLWRDRVTAMASQYPEVELSHLYVDNAAMQLVRTPKQFDTIVTGNLFGDILSDEAAMLTGSIGMLPSASLGAGGPGLFEPVHGSAPDIAAQDKANPLAQVLSAAMMLRYGLDQPAAASKIEQAVHGVLAQGYRTGDILSAGTQLVGCQAMGEALLANLES